Proteins encoded together in one Onychomys torridus chromosome 1, mOncTor1.1, whole genome shotgun sequence window:
- the LOC118575845 gene encoding LOW QUALITY PROTEIN: olfactory receptor 51I2-like (The sequence of the model RefSeq protein was modified relative to this genomic sequence to represent the inferred CDS: substituted 1 base at 1 genomic stop codon), which yields MLPPQSFINISFFQPQYFLMTGIQGLEAIHGWISIPFSSMYTVALTGNCLILLAVKRTHSLHQPMYYFLSMLALSDVGLTLSTMPSTLAVLWFDYRWISFHTCLIQMFFLHSFSVVESSVLLAMSFDRFVAISNPLRYASVLTNNVIIGIGAIIVARATLSLFPVPFLLKRLNYCPGKILLSHSFCFHADVMKLACADITVNILYGLYVVLSTVGVDSLLIVMSYALILHTVMGLASPRERVXALNTCISHILAVLVFYIPVIGVSMIHRFGKHLPHIVHALVAYVYLVVPPVLNPIIYSVKSKPIRGAMFSVLRRKDQT from the coding sequence ATGCTCCCTCCCCAGTCCTTCATCAACATCTCCTTCTTCCAGCCACAGTACTTCCTCATGACTGGCATCCAAGGACTAGAAGCCATCCATGGATGGATCTCCATCCCCTTCTCCTCCATGTACACTGTGGCACTCACTGGAAACTGCCTCATCCTCCTGGCTGTGAAGAGGACCCATAGCTTACACCAGCCCATGTACTACTTCCTGTCCATGCTGGCCTTAAGTGATGTGGGCCTTACCTTGTCCACTATGCCTTCCACCCTGGCTGTGCTCTGGTTTGACTATCGTTGGATCAGTTTCCACACCTGCCTAATACAAATGTTCTTCTTACACTCCTTCTCCGTGGTGGAGTCTTCAGTACTCTTGGCCATGTCATTTGACCGCTTTGTGGCTATCTCCAACCCACTGCGCTATGCATCTGTCCTCACTAATAATGTCATCATCGGGATTGGGGCTATCATTGTAGCTCGAGCCACTCTGTCACTATTCCCAGTGCCCTTCTTGCTGAAGCGACTGAACTACTGTCCTGgtaagatcctcctgtctcactcATTCTGCTTCCATGCTGATGTCATGAAGCTGGCCTGTGCTGACATTACTGTCAACATCCTATATGGACTCTATGTGGTTCTGTCCACAGTGGGTGTAGACTCTTTGCTTATTGTTATGTCCTATGCACTGATTCTTCACACAGTGATGGGACTAGCCTCTCCCAGGGAGCGTGTCTGAGCCCTCAATACATGTATTTCCCATATCTTGGCTGTCCTGGTCTTTTACATTCCAGTCATAGGTGTGTCCATGATCCATCGTTTTGGTAAGCACCTGCCCCACATTGTTCATGCCCTTGTAGCATATGTGTACCTTGTGGTGCCTCCTGTGCTCAACCCCATCATCTACAGTGTCAAGTCCAAGCCCATCAGGGGGGCCATGTTCAGTGTACTAAGAAGAAAAGATCAGACATGA